From the genome of Streptomyces sp. NBC_01317, one region includes:
- a CDS encoding cysteine desulfurase: MTQLPGLLTPTSTPSSRLLDEAIRKDFPLLDRVVHDGKKIVYLDNAATSQKPRQVLDALNEYYEQHNANVHRGVHVLAEEATALYEGARDKVAAFINAPSRDEVIFTKNASESLNLVANMLGWADEPYRVDHETEIVITEMEHHSNIVPWQLLSQRTGAKLKWFGLTDDGRLDLSNIDEIITEKTKIVSFVLVSNILGTVNPVEAIVRRAQQVGALVLIDASQAAPHMPVDVQALQADFVAFTGHKMCGPTGIGVLWGRQELLEDLPPFLGGGEMIETVSMHSSTYAPAPHKFEAGTPPIAQAVGLGAAVDYLSAIGMDKIHAHEQAITEYAVRRLLEVPDLRIIGPATAEERGAAISFTLGDIHPHDVGQVLDEQGIAVRVGHHCARPVCLRYGIPATTRASFYLYSTPAEVDALVEGLEHVRNFFG, encoded by the coding sequence GTGACACAGCTGCCGGGCCTCCTCACACCGACGAGCACGCCGTCGAGCCGGCTGCTCGACGAGGCGATCCGCAAGGACTTCCCCCTGCTGGATCGTGTGGTCCATGACGGGAAGAAGATCGTTTACCTGGACAACGCGGCGACGTCCCAGAAGCCGCGCCAGGTGCTCGACGCCCTCAACGAGTACTACGAGCAGCACAACGCCAATGTCCACCGTGGCGTGCATGTGCTCGCCGAGGAGGCCACGGCGCTGTACGAGGGCGCGCGCGACAAGGTCGCCGCCTTCATCAACGCGCCCAGCCGCGACGAGGTCATCTTCACCAAGAACGCCTCGGAGTCGCTCAACCTCGTGGCCAACATGCTCGGCTGGGCCGACGAGCCCTACCGGGTGGACCACGAGACCGAGATCGTCATCACGGAGATGGAGCACCACTCCAACATCGTGCCGTGGCAGCTGCTCTCACAGCGCACCGGCGCGAAGCTGAAGTGGTTCGGCCTCACCGACGACGGCCGGCTCGACCTCTCGAACATCGACGAGATCATCACCGAGAAGACGAAGATCGTCTCCTTCGTGCTGGTGTCCAACATCCTCGGTACGGTCAACCCGGTCGAGGCGATCGTCCGGCGGGCGCAGCAGGTCGGCGCCCTGGTCCTGATCGACGCCTCGCAGGCCGCGCCGCACATGCCGGTGGACGTCCAGGCCCTCCAGGCCGACTTCGTGGCCTTCACCGGCCACAAGATGTGCGGTCCCACCGGCATCGGCGTCCTCTGGGGCCGCCAGGAGCTGCTGGAGGACCTCCCGCCGTTCCTGGGCGGCGGCGAGATGATCGAGACCGTGTCGATGCACTCGTCCACGTACGCCCCCGCGCCGCACAAGTTCGAGGCGGGTACGCCCCCGATCGCCCAGGCCGTCGGCCTCGGCGCGGCCGTGGACTACCTCTCCGCGATCGGTATGGACAAGATCCACGCCCACGAGCAGGCGATCACCGAGTACGCGGTGCGGCGCCTGCTGGAGGTGCCCGACCTGCGGATCATCGGCCCGGCCACGGCCGAGGAGCGCGGCGCCGCGATCTCCTTCACCCTGGGAGACATCCACCCCCACGACGTGGGGCAGGTGCTCGACGAACAGGGCATCGCGGTCCGGGTCGGCCACCACTGCGCGCGGCCGGTCTGCCTGCGGTACGGAATTCCGGCGACCACGCGGGCGTCTTTCTATCTGTACTCCACACCCGCCGAGGTCGACGCTCTGGTCGAAGGGCTGGAGCACGTCCGTAACTTCTTCGGATGA
- the sufU gene encoding Fe-S cluster assembly sulfur transfer protein SufU, with amino-acid sequence MKLDSMYQDVILDHYKHPHGRGLRDGDAEVHHVNPTCGDEITLRVRYEGSLIADVSYEGQGCSISQASASVLNDLLVGKELAEAQKIQGTFLELMQSKGQLEPDDAMEEVLEDAVAFVGVSKYPARVKCALLSWMAWKDATAKALAAAPAGGQDDGPNDRPTKETA; translated from the coding sequence GTGAAGCTGGATTCGATGTACCAGGACGTCATCCTGGACCACTACAAGCACCCCCACGGGCGCGGTCTGCGGGACGGCGACGCCGAGGTGCACCATGTCAATCCGACCTGTGGTGACGAGATCACCCTGCGGGTGCGGTACGAGGGCTCGCTGATCGCGGACGTCTCGTACGAGGGCCAGGGCTGCTCCATCAGCCAGGCCAGCGCCTCCGTACTGAACGACCTCCTCGTCGGCAAGGAGCTGGCCGAGGCGCAGAAGATCCAGGGCACCTTCCTGGAGCTGATGCAGTCCAAGGGCCAGCTGGAACCGGACGACGCGATGGAAGAGGTGCTGGAGGACGCGGTCGCGTTCGTCGGCGTCTCGAAGTACCCGGCACGCGTCAAGTGCGCCCTGCTGAGCTGGATGGCCTGGAAGGACGCGACGGCCAAGGCCCTCGCGGCCGCCCCGGCCGGTGGCCAGGACGACGGCCCGAACGACCGCCCGACGAAGGAGACGGCATGA
- a CDS encoding TetR/AcrR family transcriptional regulator has protein sequence MSRRYDPDRRQRITDAALRVVGNSGIAGLSHRTVAAEADVPLGSTTYHFASLDEMLAAALRQVNEGFAAAVRDSEALADPASDMAAELARIIGEWLAGDRTGVELEFDLYLAALRRPVLRPVAAEWADAVAEILARRTDPVTARALVALIDGICLQVLLTDAVYDAAYAREMLGRLIP, from the coding sequence ATGAGCCGCCGCTACGACCCCGACCGGCGCCAGCGCATCACCGACGCCGCGCTGCGGGTGGTCGGGAACAGCGGGATCGCCGGGCTCAGCCACCGGACCGTGGCCGCCGAGGCCGACGTGCCCCTCGGCTCCACGACGTACCACTTCGCCTCCCTGGACGAGATGCTGGCCGCCGCCCTGCGGCAGGTCAACGAAGGCTTCGCGGCGGCCGTACGGGACAGCGAGGCCCTCGCCGACCCGGCGTCCGACATGGCGGCGGAGCTGGCCAGGATCATCGGGGAGTGGCTCGCCGGGGACCGTACGGGCGTGGAGCTGGAGTTCGACCTCTACCTCGCGGCCCTGCGCAGGCCCGTATTGCGGCCGGTCGCCGCCGAGTGGGCCGACGCGGTCGCCGAGATCCTGGCGCGGCGCACCGACCCCGTCACGGCGCGGGCGCTGGTCGCGCTGATCGACGGGATCTGCCTTCAGGTGCTGCTCACGGACGCGGTGTACGACGCGGCGTACGCGCGCGAGATGCTGGGGCGGCTCATCCCCTGA
- the sufC gene encoding Fe-S cluster assembly ATPase SufC, whose translation MATLEITDLHVTVEAEGGPREILKGVDLTVKQGETHAIMGPNGSGKSTLAYSLAGHPKYTITGGTVTLDGEDVLAMTVDERARAGLFLAMQYPVEVPGVSVSNFLRTSATAIRGEAPKLRTWVKEVRETMERLQMDPAFAERNVNEGFSGGEKKRHEILQLELLKPHIAILDETDSGLDVDALRVVSEGVNRVKETGEVGTLLITHYTRILRYIKPDFVHVFAQGRIAESGGAELADKLENEGYEAYTKGGVTA comes from the coding sequence CGAGATCCTCAAGGGCGTCGACCTGACCGTCAAGCAGGGCGAGACGCACGCCATCATGGGCCCCAACGGCTCCGGCAAGTCGACCCTCGCGTACTCGCTGGCGGGCCACCCCAAGTACACGATCACCGGCGGCACGGTGACCCTCGACGGCGAGGACGTCCTCGCGATGACCGTCGACGAGCGCGCCCGCGCCGGCCTCTTCCTCGCCATGCAGTACCCCGTCGAGGTCCCCGGCGTCTCCGTGTCGAACTTCCTGCGGACGTCGGCCACCGCGATCCGCGGCGAGGCCCCCAAGCTGCGCACCTGGGTGAAGGAGGTCCGGGAGACCATGGAACGCCTCCAGATGGACCCGGCCTTCGCCGAGCGCAACGTCAACGAGGGCTTCTCCGGCGGCGAGAAGAAGCGCCACGAGATCCTCCAGCTCGAACTGCTCAAGCCGCACATCGCGATCCTCGACGAGACCGACTCCGGCCTCGACGTGGACGCCCTGCGGGTCGTCTCCGAAGGCGTCAACCGCGTCAAGGAGACCGGCGAGGTCGGCACCCTGCTGATCACGCACTACACGCGGATTCTCCGCTACATCAAGCCCGACTTCGTGCATGTCTTCGCCCAGGGCCGTATCGCCGAGTCCGGCGGCGCGGAGCTGGCCGACAAGCTGGAGAACGAGGGCTACGAGGCGTACACGAAGGGTGGCGTCACCGCGTGA
- a CDS encoding metal-sulfur cluster assembly factor gives MSDNETVTMTPASEEEVREALYDVVDPELGIDVVNLGLIYGIHIDDANIATLDMTLTSAACPLTDVIEDQAKSATDGIVSELKINWVWMPPWGPDKITDDGREQLRALGFNV, from the coding sequence ATGAGCGACAACGAGACCGTGACCATGACCCCCGCCTCCGAGGAGGAGGTCCGCGAGGCCCTGTACGACGTGGTCGACCCCGAACTGGGCATCGACGTCGTCAACCTCGGACTGATCTACGGCATCCACATCGACGACGCCAACATCGCCACCCTGGACATGACCCTGACGTCGGCGGCCTGCCCGCTGACCGACGTGATCGAGGACCAGGCGAAGTCGGCGACGGACGGCATCGTCAGCGAACTCAAGATCAACTGGGTCTGGATGCCGCCGTGGGGCCCGGACAAGATCACGGACGACGGCCGCGAGCAGCTGCGCGCGCTGGGCTTCAACGTCTGA
- a CDS encoding DMT family transporter codes for MGYGLLAGAIAAEVAGTTAMKYSEGFTRLWPSLLTVAGYLIAFSLLAQTLKTLSIGTAYAIWAGTGTAAIAAIGMIFMNESAGPVKIAGLALVIAGVVVLNLGGAH; via the coding sequence ATGGGATATGGACTGCTCGCCGGGGCGATAGCGGCGGAGGTGGCCGGTACGACGGCCATGAAGTACAGCGAGGGATTCACCAGGCTCTGGCCCTCGCTGCTGACCGTGGCCGGCTACCTGATCGCCTTCAGCCTGCTCGCGCAGACGCTCAAGACCCTTTCCATCGGCACGGCCTACGCGATCTGGGCCGGCACCGGCACCGCCGCGATCGCCGCCATCGGCATGATCTTCATGAACGAGTCGGCGGGGCCCGTCAAGATCGCCGGGCTCGCCCTGGTGATCGCCGGGGTGGTTGTCCTCAACCTCGGAGGAGCCCACTGA